One segment of Streptomyces sp. NA02950 DNA contains the following:
- a CDS encoding type VII secretion system-associated protein: MATKKTPKKATTVHLPPAPDEEPLEEPVSQSQNESIPSTPVGAQGDDGETAGGDGGQTDATTTDADNEPPPIPDEIREAARLAPDHWLGMVDPTWSGEGAPPDWALVGQWRSGADGEIEEWQDNPEYRPSPSAMGWPEPEDEVDQAIQLAATGYGPGEGVGEALVGREVAVLVKPDGGVLSAAAPDGEAVIPLFTSPVFLHTAGRLAFELVNADDLIDQIPEGHLLYLNPSAPVSMTLEPDALRSAIESANGSVPSAASVPTVSGEVEQEARATPGIDEAATDETEGAEATDETDEAEATDETDGAEGTEGAESTGSTESTGSTESAGGAGSTDVASVLAGSGPARGTEG, from the coding sequence ATGGCCACCAAGAAGACCCCCAAAAAAGCCACCACCGTTCATCTGCCCCCAGCACCGGATGAGGAGCCCCTTGAGGAGCCGGTGAGCCAGTCGCAGAACGAGAGCATTCCCTCGACACCGGTCGGCGCGCAGGGCGACGATGGCGAAACGGCCGGGGGCGACGGCGGCCAGACGGACGCCACGACCACCGACGCGGACAACGAACCGCCGCCCATTCCGGACGAGATCCGTGAGGCGGCCAGGCTCGCCCCGGACCACTGGCTGGGAATGGTAGATCCCACGTGGTCAGGCGAGGGCGCTCCACCGGACTGGGCGCTGGTCGGCCAGTGGCGTTCCGGAGCGGACGGCGAGATCGAGGAGTGGCAGGACAATCCCGAGTACCGGCCCTCGCCCAGCGCGATGGGCTGGCCGGAACCCGAGGACGAGGTGGACCAGGCCATCCAGCTCGCCGCCACCGGCTACGGACCCGGGGAAGGTGTCGGCGAGGCCCTCGTCGGCCGGGAGGTGGCGGTGCTGGTCAAGCCGGACGGTGGCGTGCTGTCCGCCGCGGCCCCGGACGGTGAGGCTGTCATCCCGCTGTTCACCTCACCGGTGTTCCTGCACACCGCCGGCCGTCTCGCCTTTGAGCTGGTGAACGCCGACGACCTCATCGACCAGATCCCCGAAGGGCATCTGCTCTACCTCAATCCCTCCGCCCCGGTCAGCATGACCCTGGAGCCCGACGCCCTGCGCTCGGCGATCGAGTCCGCCAATGGCTCCGTACCCAGTGCGGCCAGCGTGCCCACGGTCAGCGGCGAGGTTGAGCAGGAAGCGCGGGCCACGCCCGGCATCGACGAGGCAGCCACCGACGAGACCGAGGGGGCCGAGGCCACCGACGAGACCGACGAGGCCGAGGCCACCGATGAGACCGATGGCGCGGAAGGGACCGAGGGCGCCGAAAGCACCGGCAGCACCGAAAGCACCGGCAGCACCGAAAGTGCTGGAGGCGCCGGTAGCACCGACGTCGCATCGGTCCTGGCGGGAAGCGGTCCGGCCCGGGGGACGGAAGGGTGA
- a CDS encoding TetR/AcrR family transcriptional regulator: protein MGRRSDAPRKGDLREQALLDAAEALLEHTSLEELTVEAIAKGAGISRGSLYFYFGNKHEVLAALVERTMRTIRAEADSTAQDATSPPVDVMERAVHRVEQVWREHGTVMRAAVDYSALHPVIGSAWNDTVDVFARTMSQVLKRAGIPEEKGPGGAAALARALCWMTERNFYRAACSPEDDLARATATTVDIWRRVMES from the coding sequence GTGGGAAGGCGCAGTGACGCCCCAAGGAAGGGAGACCTGCGCGAGCAGGCACTCCTGGACGCCGCCGAAGCGCTGCTCGAGCACACAAGCCTCGAGGAGCTCACGGTCGAAGCGATCGCCAAAGGCGCCGGGATCTCACGCGGCTCCCTCTACTTCTACTTCGGCAACAAGCACGAAGTCCTCGCCGCACTCGTCGAGCGCACCATGCGCACCATTCGAGCCGAGGCCGACAGCACGGCACAGGATGCGACCTCCCCACCCGTCGACGTCATGGAGCGGGCCGTCCACAGGGTGGAGCAGGTCTGGCGCGAGCACGGCACCGTCATGCGGGCGGCTGTCGACTACTCCGCGCTGCACCCGGTGATCGGATCCGCCTGGAACGACACGGTCGATGTCTTCGCCCGGACCATGTCCCAGGTGCTGAAGCGGGCAGGGATCCCTGAGGAGAAGGGTCCCGGCGGAGCCGCCGCGCTGGCGCGGGCGCTGTGCTGGATGACCGAACGGAACTTCTACCGCGCCGCCTGCTCACCTGAGGACGACCTCGCCCGGGCGACCGCAACCACCGTTGACATCTGGCGTCGTGTCATGGAGAGCTGA
- a CDS encoding TetR/AcrR family transcriptional regulator, with product MARWEPNARERLVRAALDLFTEQGYDATTVNEIADRAGLTKTTFFRHFPDKREVLFAGQDTHARLLADAITEAPSPATPLETVRAALDALTATFTDDRREFSAKLRPVIAGHSELQERSASKRAKLAEAVTNALHKRGVSEPAASLAAEFCIRAFYHAFDQWADPAGRQTLTELTRHTFDELRAAMAALD from the coding sequence ATGGCTCGATGGGAACCCAACGCACGGGAACGGCTGGTGCGCGCCGCACTCGACCTGTTCACCGAACAGGGCTACGACGCCACCACTGTCAACGAGATCGCCGATCGAGCCGGTCTGACCAAGACCACCTTCTTCCGGCACTTCCCCGACAAGCGGGAAGTGCTCTTCGCCGGCCAGGACACGCACGCCCGGCTCCTCGCCGACGCGATCACCGAGGCGCCCAGCCCGGCCACACCGCTCGAAACGGTCCGCGCGGCCCTCGATGCCCTCACGGCCACCTTCACGGACGACCGCCGTGAGTTCAGCGCCAAGCTCCGCCCGGTCATCGCCGGCCACAGCGAACTGCAAGAGCGCTCCGCTTCGAAGCGCGCCAAACTCGCCGAAGCTGTGACGAACGCACTCCACAAGCGCGGCGTATCGGAACCGGCCGCGAGTCTCGCCGCCGAATTCTGCATCCGCGCCTTCTATCACGCCTTCGACCAGTGGGCCGATCCGGCCGGCCGACAGACGCTCACCGAACTCACACGCCACACATTCGACGAGCTCCGCGCCGCTATGGCCGCGCTCGACTAG
- a CDS encoding tautomerase family protein — MPFANFKVPAGTLDEKQKEQIVTRTTELYVEIYGERARANTMVLVEEVADGGWGIGGNVLTLAMLQQSADG, encoded by the coding sequence ATGCCTTTCGCCAACTTCAAGGTTCCCGCCGGCACCCTGGACGAGAAGCAGAAGGAGCAGATCGTCACCCGTACCACCGAGCTGTACGTCGAGATCTACGGCGAGCGTGCCCGCGCCAACACCATGGTGCTGGTCGAGGAGGTCGCCGACGGTGGCTGGGGCATCGGCGGCAACGTTCTGACCCTCGCCATGCTCCAGCAGAGCGCGGACGGCTGA
- a CDS encoding MarR family winged helix-turn-helix transcriptional regulator has product MDDARLDQDLIGYLFALRDQVQAELKILLRELELTDAQADALWRLSGEPEMTARRLADRLNCDASTATSMIDRLEKHGLVRRVPHPTDRRAKILQLTPQGCELRDRVIRHTAERSPFARLDHDSRLRLRALFREAAGDTPAGPATSGRDDQEEKER; this is encoded by the coding sequence GTGGATGACGCCCGCTTGGACCAGGATCTGATCGGCTACCTGTTCGCCCTGCGTGACCAGGTTCAGGCTGAGCTTAAGATTCTGCTCCGCGAACTGGAGCTGACCGACGCGCAGGCCGACGCGCTGTGGCGGCTCAGCGGCGAGCCGGAGATGACCGCGCGCCGCCTGGCCGACCGACTGAACTGCGACGCGTCGACCGCCACGTCCATGATCGACCGCTTGGAGAAGCACGGGCTGGTCCGCCGGGTACCCCACCCCACCGACCGCCGCGCGAAGATCCTCCAGCTCACGCCTCAAGGGTGCGAGCTGCGCGACCGCGTCATCCGGCACACCGCCGAACGGTCGCCGTTCGCCCGCCTCGACCACGACAGCCGGCTGCGCCTGCGTGCGTTGTTCCGCGAGGCGGCGGGCGACACCCCGGCCGGGCCCGCAACCAGCGGCCGGGACGACCAGGAAGAGAAGGAACGATGA
- a CDS encoding oxidoreductase produces the protein MNMKNFLITGVSSGLGQAFAKGALKSGHTVVGTVRREADVEAFEALAPGRAHARQLDVTDDEAVSAVVSEVESVIGPIDVAIANAGYGLEGIFEETPLSAVRAQFETNVFGAAATLQAVLPHMRKRRGGHLMAVTSMGGLMAVPGMSAYCGSKFALEGMLESIRKEVAAFGIHVTAIEPGSFRTDWAGRSMTRAERTIDDYDELFTPIREARIAASGNQLGNPEKAAEALLHILDVPEPPAHLVLGSDALRLIAAARQAVDDDIRTWEKLSRTTDFPDGAQLTSN, from the coding sequence GTGAATATGAAGAATTTCCTGATCACCGGTGTGAGCAGCGGGCTCGGCCAGGCGTTCGCCAAGGGGGCCCTCAAGTCGGGACACACGGTGGTCGGCACCGTGCGCCGGGAAGCTGACGTGGAGGCGTTCGAGGCACTGGCACCCGGGCGAGCCCATGCGCGCCAGCTGGACGTCACCGACGACGAAGCCGTATCCGCCGTGGTCAGCGAGGTCGAGTCGGTGATCGGTCCGATCGACGTGGCCATCGCCAACGCCGGCTACGGCCTGGAGGGCATCTTCGAGGAGACACCGCTATCGGCGGTCCGGGCGCAGTTCGAGACCAACGTGTTCGGGGCCGCGGCGACACTGCAAGCCGTCCTTCCCCACATGCGCAAGAGGCGCGGCGGCCACCTGATGGCAGTGACCTCCATGGGCGGCCTGATGGCCGTGCCCGGCATGTCGGCCTACTGCGGCAGCAAGTTCGCCCTGGAAGGCATGCTCGAGAGCATCCGCAAGGAGGTCGCCGCGTTCGGCATCCACGTCACAGCCATCGAGCCCGGCTCGTTCCGCACGGACTGGGCCGGCCGGTCGATGACCCGCGCGGAACGCACCATCGACGACTACGACGAGCTGTTCACTCCGATCCGCGAGGCACGGATCGCGGCCAGTGGTAATCAGCTCGGCAACCCGGAGAAGGCCGCTGAAGCACTGCTGCACATCCTCGACGTCCCGGAACCCCCTGCCCACCTCGTGCTGGGCTCCGACGCCCTGCGTCTGATCGCGGCGGCCCGACAGGCGGTGGACGACGACATCCGCACCTGGGAGAAGCTGTCGCGGACGACCGACTTCCCCGACGGAGCTCAGCTCACCAGCAACTGA
- a CDS encoding thioesterase family protein has translation MVNASEVAVAECVEPAEVHLDDLDFMGNLHNCRYPLLVERALVRIWARAGYSFVDGVPTHPDVVHVVLEQTFRYRSPIRGVGRVNVCFRMQRLGRSSMVYAFRVVSEDGQTVHAEGTRAEVNVDMASLGSAPWAEETRDLATKLFGPLPEESAESRPLAGQRQP, from the coding sequence ATGGTTAACGCGTCGGAGGTGGCCGTGGCGGAGTGCGTCGAACCGGCCGAAGTCCACTTGGACGACCTCGACTTCATGGGCAATCTGCACAACTGCCGGTACCCGTTGCTGGTCGAACGTGCCCTGGTACGGATCTGGGCGCGGGCGGGGTATTCGTTCGTCGATGGTGTGCCGACACATCCGGACGTGGTGCACGTCGTGCTGGAGCAGACGTTCCGGTATCGCAGCCCGATTCGCGGCGTCGGCCGCGTCAACGTGTGCTTCCGGATGCAGCGCCTCGGCAGGAGCAGCATGGTCTACGCCTTCCGCGTGGTCTCCGAGGACGGACAGACGGTCCACGCCGAGGGCACCCGCGCCGAGGTCAACGTGGACATGGCCTCGCTCGGCTCCGCGCCCTGGGCCGAAGAGACCCGCGACCTGGCCACCAAGCTGTTCGGCCCGCTCCCTGAGGAGTCCGCAGAGTCCAGGCCTCTTGCCGGTCAACGCCAGCCGTAA
- a CDS encoding sugar-binding transcriptional regulator, with translation MGAVSTPPSSPATDVFLAASIARRFYLEHRSKSEIADEFKISRFKVARILAGALAQGIVRIDITVPVTIDVDLSLALTERFKLSHVTVIAECQGAREMRPDEVIPWLGAAAARLISDIVDEDDVLGLAWGRSVEALGRAITTLAPCQVVQLTGSHPDEWDSDASVAAVLRAAAAGGGTAFPLYVPLLVPNGLTATILGKQPGIAATLAQFPHVSKAVVEIGAWAPTLSTVYDALTERERETYRELGVRAEMCGHLFDRDGAVVATELSDRVISIEVEELRKVPEVIAVAGNTRKADAIRAVLKSGLLTGIITDSSVARRLLSPDSSPSTP, from the coding sequence ATGGGCGCGGTAAGTACGCCCCCATCATCGCCGGCAACCGACGTCTTTCTGGCTGCCTCCATTGCCAGACGGTTCTATCTTGAGCACCGGTCGAAGAGCGAGATCGCCGACGAGTTCAAGATCAGCCGGTTCAAGGTGGCTCGCATACTCGCGGGAGCGCTTGCCCAGGGCATTGTGCGGATCGACATCACCGTTCCGGTCACGATAGACGTCGATCTCTCCCTGGCCCTCACAGAGCGCTTCAAGCTCTCCCACGTGACCGTGATCGCCGAGTGTCAGGGTGCGCGTGAGATGCGCCCCGATGAGGTGATCCCATGGCTGGGAGCGGCAGCCGCACGGTTGATCTCCGACATCGTCGATGAGGACGACGTCCTTGGACTGGCTTGGGGCCGCTCGGTGGAAGCCCTCGGTAGAGCCATCACGACGTTGGCCCCGTGTCAGGTGGTCCAGCTCACCGGCTCCCACCCGGACGAGTGGGACAGCGACGCATCGGTCGCCGCGGTCCTTCGTGCGGCGGCGGCCGGCGGCGGCACCGCGTTCCCCCTGTACGTCCCCCTCCTCGTGCCCAACGGATTGACGGCCACGATCCTGGGCAAACAACCCGGAATCGCTGCCACACTCGCCCAGTTCCCACACGTCAGCAAGGCTGTTGTCGAAATCGGGGCTTGGGCACCCACGCTGTCCACGGTTTACGACGCCCTGACGGAACGTGAGCGCGAGACGTACCGGGAACTCGGCGTACGGGCCGAGATGTGCGGTCACCTCTTTGACCGCGATGGTGCCGTGGTGGCAACCGAGCTGAGTGACCGCGTGATCTCGATAGAGGTCGAGGAGCTGCGGAAAGTCCCAGAGGTGATCGCCGTTGCGGGGAATACCCGGAAGGCCGATGCCATCCGCGCCGTTCTGAAGTCCGGACTTCTCACCGGCATTATTACGGACAGTTCGGTTGCCCGGCGCTTGCTCAGCCCCGACTCCAGCCCGTCGACTCCGTAG
- a CDS encoding sugar-binding transcriptional regulator: MGAESTPPPSQETDVFLAAAIARRFYLENRSKSEIADEFMISRFKVARILAEAVDQGIVQIEVTVPVRRSVELSLALRERFDLSRVIVIDVCQDVANARASQPDEVIPWLGVAAAQLISDIVDDDDILGLAWGRSVEAIGKNITKLARCQVVQLTGSHPDHWDNYEFVSAVHRAAAVGGGSAFPLHAPLIVPHELTATILGKQPGIAATLAQFPHVSKAIVEIGAWAPTLSTMYDALTEHERERYRELGVCAEICGHLFDRNGLVVPTGLSDRVISVEIEELRKVPEVIGIAGDPRKADAIRAILKSGLLDGIVTDGLVARRLLDSGSSGDTGPSAV, translated from the coding sequence ATGGGCGCAGAAAGCACACCGCCACCTTCGCAGGAAACCGACGTCTTTCTGGCGGCAGCCATCGCCAGGCGGTTTTATCTCGAGAACCGGTCGAAGAGCGAGATCGCCGACGAGTTCATGATCAGCCGATTCAAGGTCGCCCGCATACTCGCAGAGGCAGTGGACCAGGGAATCGTACAGATCGAAGTCACCGTTCCGGTCAGACGATCCGTCGAACTCTCTCTCGCCCTCAGAGAGCGCTTCGATCTCTCACGAGTGATCGTGATCGACGTCTGCCAGGATGTGGCGAATGCGCGCGCATCGCAGCCCGATGAGGTGATTCCATGGCTCGGGGTGGCAGCCGCACAGTTGATCTCCGACATCGTCGATGACGACGACATCCTTGGACTGGCGTGGGGCCGCTCGGTGGAAGCCATCGGCAAAAACATCACCAAGTTGGCTCGATGTCAGGTGGTCCAGCTCACCGGCTCTCACCCGGACCATTGGGACAACTACGAATTCGTCTCGGCCGTCCATCGTGCGGCAGCGGTCGGCGGTGGCTCCGCGTTCCCCCTTCACGCTCCGCTCATCGTTCCCCACGAGTTGACGGCCACCATCCTTGGCAAACAGCCCGGAATCGCTGCGACGCTCGCCCAGTTCCCACACGTCAGCAAGGCGATCGTCGAAATCGGTGCTTGGGCACCCACGCTGTCCACGATGTACGACGCCCTGACGGAACACGAGCGTGAGAGGTACCGGGAGCTCGGCGTATGCGCCGAAATCTGTGGTCACCTCTTCGACCGCAATGGCCTTGTGGTGCCGACCGGGCTGAGCGACCGCGTGATCTCCGTGGAGATCGAGGAGCTACGGAAAGTTCCAGAAGTGATCGGCATTGCCGGGGACCCCCGTAAGGCGGACGCCATACGCGCCATCCTCAAGTCCGGCCTGCTCGACGGCATTGTCACGGATGGTCTGGTTGCCCGACGTCTTCTCGATTCCGGGTCCTCCGGCGACACCGGCCCGTCAGCCGTGTGA
- a CDS encoding SDR family NAD(P)-dependent oxidoreductase codes for MSPRTIVITGGAGGLGLVAARHLVQAGTNVILVGRDAARTAAAASGLRDLAPAGTDAVPPRAYTADLSQWAHVRDLAAKLADDGVRVDVLVNNAGAAFPRYGQTPDGVERTYALNHHAPFLLTHALLAAGAFTADARIINLSTFVEKRGRLDTTDPDVSGTSWRDRFYSQIHVYATSKLLGLLATRELARRLPDGLRIYNANPGMVKNTSINANAGGLMRLTAPLFRPFSITPDQGVRTTLWLATASPAPQPSGGFFTKSQPATPSRLAQDTALARTVYERTASLLGIEVLTTGR; via the coding sequence ATGAGCCCCAGAACCATCGTCATCACCGGTGGCGCAGGCGGTCTGGGCCTGGTGGCGGCACGCCACCTCGTCCAGGCCGGAACGAACGTGATCCTCGTCGGCCGGGACGCGGCACGCACCGCCGCCGCGGCGAGCGGTCTGCGCGACCTGGCGCCCGCCGGCACCGATGCCGTCCCACCCCGGGCGTACACGGCCGACCTGTCGCAGTGGGCACACGTGCGCGACCTGGCCGCGAAGCTCGCGGACGACGGCGTACGCGTCGATGTGCTGGTCAACAACGCGGGAGCGGCATTCCCCCGCTACGGGCAAACCCCGGACGGCGTCGAGCGCACGTACGCCCTGAACCACCACGCACCCTTTCTGCTGACGCACGCCCTCCTCGCGGCAGGCGCATTCACCGCCGACGCCCGGATCATCAACCTCTCCACCTTCGTGGAGAAGCGCGGCAGGCTCGACACGACCGATCCCGACGTCTCCGGCACCTCATGGCGCGACCGGTTCTACTCCCAGATCCACGTGTACGCCACGAGCAAGCTGCTCGGGCTCCTGGCAACCAGGGAACTCGCCCGCCGCCTACCCGACGGCCTGCGGATCTACAACGCCAACCCCGGCATGGTCAAGAACACCAGCATCAACGCCAACGCCGGTGGACTGATGCGGCTGACCGCCCCGCTGTTCCGGCCCTTCTCCATCACGCCGGACCAGGGCGTGCGGACCACGCTGTGGCTCGCCACCGCCTCGCCCGCCCCGCAACCCAGCGGAGGCTTCTTCACCAAGTCCCAACCGGCGACGCCCTCTCGACTGGCCCAGGACACAGCCCTCGCGCGCACCGTCTACGAACGGACGGCATCCCTCCTGGGCATCGAGGTCCTCACAACGGGCCGGTGA
- a CDS encoding SDR family oxidoreductase: protein MRVLVTGASGHIASAVVPELIQAGHEVVGLARSDASAATVQALGAEVRRGDLDDLDGLRAAAADADAVIHLAFNHDAIAAGKFADAVAADLAVVQTLGDALAGTGKALIGIGLTRTGHAKRDAAIDANPRSAVARAIATFTERDVRAVLVAIPPVTHSTRDKTGFIPTLIKIARDTGVSGYIGDGANRWPAAHVLDVGHLYRLALEKAPAGSQLYAATEEGITVREIAETIGRHFNVPAVSIPAEQAADHFKVFPFITLDITMPNADTRQLLDWEPVHPGLIADLEDGHYFTTD, encoded by the coding sequence ATGCGTGTCCTCGTCACCGGTGCCAGCGGCCACATCGCATCGGCCGTGGTGCCCGAACTGATCCAGGCCGGACACGAGGTCGTCGGACTGGCCCGGTCCGACGCCTCGGCCGCCACCGTCCAGGCCCTGGGCGCCGAGGTGCGCCGCGGCGACCTCGACGACCTGGACGGTCTGCGCGCGGCCGCGGCCGACGCGGACGCGGTCATCCACCTGGCGTTCAACCATGACGCCATCGCCGCCGGGAAGTTCGCCGACGCGGTGGCTGCCGACCTGGCCGTGGTGCAGACACTCGGCGACGCGCTGGCCGGCACGGGCAAGGCCCTCATCGGCATCGGCCTGACGCGCACCGGCCACGCGAAGCGCGACGCGGCCATCGACGCCAACCCCCGCTCCGCCGTCGCGCGCGCGATCGCCACCTTCACCGAACGCGATGTGCGGGCCGTGCTCGTCGCGATCCCACCGGTCACGCACAGCACGCGGGACAAGACCGGATTCATCCCCACACTGATCAAGATCGCCCGCGACACGGGCGTGTCCGGCTACATCGGCGACGGCGCCAACCGCTGGCCCGCCGCTCACGTCCTGGACGTCGGCCACCTCTACCGACTGGCGCTGGAGAAGGCCCCGGCCGGCTCGCAGCTGTACGCCGCGACCGAAGAGGGCATCACGGTGCGCGAGATCGCCGAGACCATCGGCCGCCATTTCAACGTCCCGGCCGTGAGCATCCCGGCCGAGCAGGCCGCGGACCACTTCAAGGTCTTCCCGTTCATCACGCTCGACATCACGATGCCCAACGCGGACACCAGGCAGTTGCTGGACTGGGAGCCGGTCCACCCCGGCCTGATCGCCGACCTCGAGGACGGCCACTACTTCACCACCGACTGA
- the ilvC gene encoding ketol-acid reductoisomerase, translating to MAELFYDDDADLSIIQGRKVAILGYGSQGHAHALSLRDSGADVRVGLPEGSTSRTKAEEQGLRVTTPTEAAAEADVIMVLVPDPVQAKVYEQSIKDNLKDGDALFFGHGLNIRFGFIKPPANVDVCMVAPKGPGHLVRRQYEEGRGVPCLVAVEQDATDNAFALALSYAKGIGGTRAGVIKTTFTEETETDLFGEQAVLAGGASALVKAGFETLVEAGYQPEIAYFECLHELKLIVDLMYEGGLEKMRWSISETAEWGDYVTGPRIITARTKAEMKKVLSEIQDGSFARTWMEEYHAGLPKYNEYKKADADHKLETTGKELRKLMSWVNEGA from the coding sequence GTGGCCGAGCTTTTCTACGACGACGACGCCGACCTGTCCATCATCCAGGGCCGTAAGGTCGCGATTCTCGGCTATGGCAGCCAGGGCCACGCCCACGCGCTGTCGCTGCGCGACTCGGGTGCCGACGTGCGCGTCGGCCTCCCCGAGGGCTCCACATCGCGGACGAAGGCCGAGGAGCAGGGCCTGCGCGTGACCACCCCGACCGAGGCCGCCGCCGAGGCCGACGTGATCATGGTCCTGGTGCCGGACCCGGTCCAGGCGAAGGTCTACGAGCAGTCCATCAAGGACAACCTCAAGGACGGCGACGCGCTGTTCTTCGGCCATGGCCTCAACATCCGCTTCGGCTTCATCAAGCCCCCGGCCAACGTGGATGTCTGCATGGTGGCGCCCAAGGGCCCTGGCCACCTCGTCCGCCGGCAGTACGAGGAGGGCCGCGGCGTACCGTGCCTCGTGGCCGTCGAGCAGGACGCCACGGACAACGCCTTCGCGCTGGCCCTGTCCTACGCCAAGGGCATCGGTGGCACCCGCGCGGGGGTCATCAAGACCACGTTCACCGAGGAGACCGAGACCGACCTCTTCGGCGAGCAGGCCGTGCTCGCCGGCGGCGCCTCCGCGCTGGTCAAGGCGGGCTTCGAGACGCTGGTCGAGGCCGGCTACCAGCCGGAGATCGCGTACTTCGAGTGCCTCCACGAGCTCAAGCTGATCGTGGACCTCATGTACGAGGGCGGGCTGGAGAAGATGCGCTGGTCGATCTCGGAGACCGCCGAGTGGGGCGACTACGTCACCGGGCCACGCATCATCACCGCCCGAACCAAGGCCGAGATGAAGAAGGTCCTCTCCGAGATCCAGGACGGCAGCTTCGCCCGTACGTGGATGGAGGAGTACCACGCCGGCCTGCCGAAGTACAACGAGTACAAGAAGGCCGATGCCGACCACAAGCTGGAGACTACGGGCAAGGAGCTGCGCAAGCTCATGAGCTGGGTGAACGAGGGGGCGTAA